A window of Nodularia sp. LEGE 06071 contains these coding sequences:
- the ctaD gene encoding cytochrome c oxidase subunit I, with the protein MTQVKFPGNTPPEGNQLTGGNHPQAWKWQDYFTFNVDHKVIGIQYLVTAFVFYLIGGLMAVALRVELATPESDFLDPNLYNAFMTNHGTIMIFLWIVPSAIGGFGNYLIPLMLGARDMAFPKLNAIAFWLNPVAGFLVLASFIFGGSQSGWTAYPPLSLVTAPNAQTLWILAIVLVGTSSILGSVNFVITILMMKVPSMKWDQLPLFCWAILATSVLALLSTPVLAAGLVLLLFDLNFGTSFFKPDAGGNVVIYQHLFWFYSHPAVYLMILPIFGIMSEVVPVHARKPIFGYKAIAYSSVAICVVGLFVWVHHMFTSGTPGWMRMFFTISTLIVAVPTGVKIFAWVATLWGGKIRFTSAMLFAIGLLSMFVMGGLSGVTMGTAPFDIHVHDTYYVVGHFHYVLFGGSVFGIYAGIYHWFPKMTGRMLNETWGRVHFVLTFIGTNLTFLPMHKLGLQGMPRRVAMYDPQFVDLNLLCTVGAFVLGISVIPFTINIIQSWRKGELAGDNPWQALSLEWTTSSPPIIENWEVLPVVTHGPYDYGHSETEASGTAEISA; encoded by the coding sequence ATGACACAAGTAAAATTCCCAGGGAACACGCCACCCGAAGGAAATCAATTGACTGGGGGAAATCATCCCCAGGCGTGGAAATGGCAGGACTATTTTACATTTAATGTTGACCACAAGGTGATTGGGATTCAATACCTGGTGACAGCATTTGTGTTTTATTTGATTGGTGGATTGATGGCGGTGGCTTTGCGTGTGGAATTAGCAACGCCAGAATCAGACTTCCTCGACCCCAATCTGTATAACGCTTTCATGACTAACCACGGGACGATCATGATCTTCCTGTGGATTGTCCCCAGTGCTATTGGGGGATTTGGTAATTATCTCATCCCTTTGATGCTCGGTGCTAGGGATATGGCCTTTCCGAAGCTAAATGCGATCGCCTTTTGGTTGAACCCAGTCGCCGGATTCCTAGTTTTAGCTAGTTTTATCTTCGGTGGTTCCCAATCTGGTTGGACAGCTTACCCACCATTGAGTTTGGTAACAGCGCCAAACGCTCAAACTCTGTGGATATTAGCGATCGTTTTAGTCGGAACTTCTTCAATTTTGGGTTCGGTGAACTTTGTCATCACCATCCTAATGATGAAGGTTCCTAGCATGAAATGGGATCAATTACCCTTGTTTTGCTGGGCAATTTTAGCAACTTCTGTCCTCGCCTTGCTTTCTACACCTGTATTAGCTGCGGGTTTGGTGCTGTTGTTATTTGACCTCAACTTTGGCACATCCTTCTTTAAACCAGATGCTGGCGGTAACGTTGTTATTTACCAACATTTGTTCTGGTTCTATTCCCACCCGGCAGTATATTTAATGATTCTGCCCATTTTCGGCATTATGTCGGAAGTAGTTCCAGTTCACGCCCGTAAACCGATTTTTGGTTATAAAGCGATCGCCTATTCTAGTGTAGCTATCTGCGTCGTCGGTTTATTCGTCTGGGTACACCATATGTTTACCAGTGGAACACCCGGTTGGATGCGGATGTTCTTCACCATCTCCACCCTCATCGTCGCCGTGCCGACTGGCGTAAAGATTTTTGCCTGGGTTGCTACCCTTTGGGGTGGTAAAATTCGCTTCACCAGCGCCATGCTATTCGCCATTGGCTTATTGTCGATGTTTGTCATGGGTGGTTTAAGCGGCGTAACAATGGGAACTGCTCCCTTTGATATTCACGTCCACGATACCTATTATGTAGTCGGACATTTCCACTACGTTCTCTTTGGTGGTTCTGTGTTTGGCATCTATGCCGGTATTTATCACTGGTTCCCCAAAATGACCGGACGGATGCTGAATGAAACTTGGGGACGGGTTCACTTTGTCCTCACCTTCATCGGTACTAACTTGACTTTCTTACCCATGCACAAGTTAGGTTTGCAAGGAATGCCCCGCAGAGTGGCTATGTATGACCCCCAATTTGTTGACCTGAATCTACTTTGTACCGTTGGTGCATTTGTTTTGGGGATATCAGTAATTCCCTTCACCATCAATATTATTCAAAGTTGGCGTAAAGGAGAATTGGCGGGTGATAATCCTTGGCAAGCTTTGAGCTTAGAGTGGACAACCAGTTCCCCACCGATAATTGAAAACTGGGAAGTCCTACCTGTTGTAACTCATGGCCCTTACGACTACGGTCATAGTGAAACAGAAGCATCTGGTACAGCAGAAATTAGCGCTTAA
- a CDS encoding cytochrome c oxidase subunit 3, protein MTVATTIEHHEEHHPDLRIWGLLTFLCSESLMFGGFFATYLFFRGITEVWPPEGTEVELFLPAINTVILVSSSFVIHLGDVAIKKNNVMGMRFWYLVTALMGAIFLVGQVYEYMNLGYGLTTNVFSNCFYIMTAFHGLHVFVGLLLILGVVWRSRRPGHYSATKHTGIEMAEMYWHFVDIIWIVLFTLVYILTLF, encoded by the coding sequence ATGACTGTAGCTACGACGATTGAACATCACGAAGAACATCATCCAGATTTACGCATTTGGGGACTTTTGACGTTTCTCTGTTCTGAATCATTGATGTTTGGGGGCTTTTTTGCGACTTATTTGTTCTTTAGAGGCATTACAGAAGTTTGGCCTCCAGAAGGAACAGAAGTAGAATTATTTTTGCCTGCGATTAACACCGTTATTCTGGTATCGAGTAGTTTCGTCATTCACTTAGGTGACGTGGCGATTAAAAAGAATAATGTCATGGGTATGCGGTTTTGGTATCTTGTCACCGCACTCATGGGGGCAATTTTCTTGGTTGGTCAGGTTTATGAGTACATGAATCTAGGCTATGGCCTGACTACTAACGTTTTCTCCAACTGCTTTTATATCATGACGGCGTTCCACGGTTTACACGTATTTGTGGGACTGTTATTGATTTTAGGTGTAGTTTGGCGATCGCGTCGTCCCGGTCATTATTCTGCTACCAAACATACTGGTATCGAAATGGCAGAAATGTATTGGCACTTCGTAGATATTATCTGGATTGTGCTATTCACCTTGGTGTACATTCTCACGCTGTTTTAA
- a CDS encoding cupin, which translates to MKGKDWLVTGDGEYQACKSVRAWDLLRENYRLYRFLTEVEDVLNGVEDESNCLPEIRMLVRRLIVNSYWVQSQYSEPDPKTGNSVLLLYDELGFPLTVQTVTFAPGTRSTIHNHGTWGVVAVLKGQEKNTSWQRIHSPDSAEKIAPTGEITLFPGDIVSLTPDAIHSVEAVGEEPTVTFNVYGETDPQERFEFDSVTHTARKF; encoded by the coding sequence ATCAAAGGTAAGGATTGGCTGGTAACTGGAGATGGTGAATATCAGGCTTGTAAATCCGTGAGAGCATGGGATTTATTGAGGGAGAATTATCGCCTCTATCGGTTTTTAACTGAAGTGGAAGATGTTCTCAATGGGGTAGAAGACGAATCGAATTGTCTGCCAGAAATCCGAATGCTTGTGAGGCGCTTGATTGTAAATTCCTACTGGGTACAAAGTCAATATTCAGAACCAGATCCTAAAACGGGAAACTCTGTTTTACTCCTGTACGATGAATTGGGTTTTCCCTTGACTGTGCAAACAGTCACATTTGCACCGGGGACTCGTTCAACTATTCATAATCATGGGACGTGGGGAGTTGTCGCTGTATTAAAAGGTCAAGAAAAAAACACTTCTTGGCAACGTATCCACAGCCCTGATTCTGCCGAAAAAATTGCACCTACGGGAGAAATAACTTTATTTCCCGGAGATATTGTCAGCTTGACTCCCGATGCAATTCACAGTGTGGAAGCAGTGGGTGAGGAACCAACTGTGACTTTTAATGTTTATGGAGAAACTGATCCGCAAGAGAGGTTTGAGTTTGATTCAGTTACCCATACAGCTAGGAAGTTTTGA
- a CDS encoding ArsC/Spx/MgsR family protein, with the protein MARVIFYEKPGCKGGIKQKVLLTAAGHEVVVCNLLKEPWTVQRLRSFFGDRPVVEWFNRSAPKIKSGEVVPEKIDAQKALELMLEDPLLIRRPLLEVDDTSGGQSLRREVGFDVEAIDAWIGLKPVDESLRAVSEGLTSQNLQGCSHGHGHSHDHHHEGGCKH; encoded by the coding sequence ATGGCTAGAGTAATTTTCTATGAAAAGCCAGGTTGTAAAGGTGGTATCAAGCAAAAAGTTTTGCTCACCGCTGCTGGTCATGAGGTTGTCGTGTGTAATCTGCTGAAAGAACCTTGGACAGTTCAGCGCTTGCGGTCATTTTTTGGCGATCGCCCCGTAGTTGAATGGTTTAATCGTTCTGCTCCCAAGATCAAATCTGGGGAGGTGGTTCCGGAAAAAATCGATGCTCAAAAAGCTTTAGAACTAATGCTGGAAGACCCTTTGTTAATTCGCCGTCCTTTATTAGAAGTAGACGATACCTCCGGTGGGCAAAGCCTACGCCGTGAGGTAGGTTTCGATGTGGAAGCAATCGATGCTTGGATTGGCTTAAAGCCTGTGGATGAGTCTTTACGCGCAGTCAGCGAAGGTCTTACGAGCCAGAATTTACAAGGTTGCTCCCACGGTCATGGTCATAGTCATGATCATCATCATGAAGGTGGCTGTAAGCATTAA
- the cysK gene encoding cysteine synthase A gives MRIAKDITELIGRTPLVQLNKIPQAEGVGARIVVKLESMNPAASVKDRIGISMVLAAEAEGLIEPGKTILVEPTSGNTGIALAMVAAARGYSLILTMPETMSQERRSMLKAYGATLELTPGAEGMRGAINKAEAIVANTPNAFMLQQFRNPANPKIHRETTAEEIWADTDGEVDIVIAGVGTGGTITGIAEVLKQYKPSVQAIAVEPSNSPILSGGAAGPHKIQGIGAGFVPDVLRLELIDEVIRVSDEQAIAYGRRLAKEEGLLSGISSGAALCAAVQAGQRPENAGKLIVMIQPSFGERYLSTPMFQDLPVDMKK, from the coding sequence ATGAGAATTGCTAAAGATATTACAGAACTGATTGGTAGAACTCCTTTAGTTCAACTGAATAAAATTCCTCAAGCTGAGGGAGTGGGAGCCAGGATTGTGGTCAAACTCGAAAGCATGAATCCAGCCGCTTCAGTCAAAGACCGGATTGGCATTAGTATGGTACTGGCGGCAGAAGCAGAGGGTTTAATTGAACCTGGGAAAACCATTTTAGTCGAACCAACTTCCGGAAATACAGGCATTGCTTTAGCGATGGTAGCAGCAGCGCGTGGCTATAGTTTAATTTTGACAATGCCAGAGACAATGAGCCAAGAACGACGCTCTATGCTCAAAGCCTACGGTGCAACTTTAGAATTAACACCAGGCGCTGAAGGAATGCGAGGGGCAATTAATAAAGCTGAAGCAATTGTGGCAAATACTCCCAATGCTTTCATGCTGCAACAGTTTCGCAACCCAGCCAACCCCAAAATTCACAGAGAAACTACCGCCGAAGAAATTTGGGCAGATACCGATGGAGAGGTAGATATCGTAATTGCTGGAGTCGGGACGGGTGGGACAATTACAGGGATTGCAGAAGTCCTAAAACAATATAAACCGAGTGTGCAAGCGATCGCAGTTGAACCCAGCAATAGCCCTATCCTCTCTGGTGGTGCAGCCGGGCCGCACAAAATTCAAGGTATCGGTGCAGGATTCGTCCCCGATGTCCTACGCCTAGAACTAATTGATGAAGTCATCAGAGTTAGTGACGAACAAGCGATCGCATACGGACGACGTTTAGCCAAAGAAGAAGGACTACTATCAGGAATTTCCTCCGGCGCAGCCTTATGTGCAGCAGTTCAAGCCGGTCAACGCCCAGAAAACGCCGGGAAATTAATTGTGATGATTCAACCTTCCTTTGGAGAACGTTACCTCAGCACACCCATGTTTCAAGACCTACCTGTAGACATGAAAAAATAA
- a CDS encoding LLM class flavin-dependent oxidoreductase yields MKTGIFCNYENHHQNSRRTIFEQVALVQQAESLGFESAWVSEHHFNEFNLSSSMLLLMAHLAGLTSTIQLATAAVLLPFHNPIRVAEDIATLDNLCNGRLLFGVAKGGPFPQHNKHFGTPMGESRAKMLEAIALIQKLLYDTDVSFNGQYYQCDRLTISPKPLQSQIPVYIATGDDQGIEFAAQNSFGLMGGPPFSLERLKNTVAKYRACNHSGSEKFVLARFFYVGKTFDEAVSEALPFIRKFSQKMQANSAEIIQKSANPNQKPFDRTNICFDEDYLIENSIIGDVRTCRDKIKTFQDELNLGTLALKPSSLDLQKNLESLERYNQEVRNYV; encoded by the coding sequence ATGAAAACTGGAATTTTTTGCAATTACGAAAATCATCATCAAAATAGCCGCCGCACAATCTTTGAACAAGTCGCGCTGGTACAGCAGGCGGAAAGCTTAGGTTTTGAGTCAGCCTGGGTAAGTGAACATCATTTTAATGAATTCAATCTCAGCTCGTCGATGTTGCTGTTAATGGCACACCTAGCGGGGCTTACCTCAACGATTCAATTAGCGACGGCGGCGGTATTATTGCCATTTCATAATCCCATTCGGGTAGCAGAGGATATTGCCACCCTGGACAATTTGTGTAATGGCCGATTGTTATTTGGGGTGGCTAAGGGTGGGCCTTTCCCCCAGCACAATAAGCATTTTGGCACACCAATGGGTGAATCTCGCGCCAAGATGTTAGAGGCGATCGCCTTAATTCAAAAGCTGCTGTATGATACCGATGTGTCATTTAACGGACAGTATTATCAATGCGATCGCCTGACAATTTCCCCCAAACCATTACAGTCTCAGATTCCAGTTTACATAGCCACTGGTGATGATCAAGGCATAGAATTTGCCGCTCAAAATTCCTTCGGCTTAATGGGGGGACCGCCATTTTCCTTAGAGAGATTGAAAAATACAGTGGCTAAATATCGAGCCTGCAATCATAGTGGTTCCGAAAAATTTGTATTGGCGCGCTTTTTTTATGTTGGTAAAACATTCGATGAAGCAGTGAGTGAAGCCTTACCATTCATTCGCAAATTCAGCCAAAAGATGCAAGCCAACTCGGCTGAAATCATCCAGAAAAGCGCGAATCCCAATCAGAAACCATTTGATCGAACAAATATTTGTTTCGATGAAGACTATTTGATTGAAAATTCGATTATTGGTGATGTGAGGACTTGTCGTGACAAAATCAAAACATTTCAAGACGAGTTAAATCTCGGTACATTAGCGCTCAAACCCTCCTCTTTGGATTTGCAAAAAAACTTAGAAAGTTTAGAGCGCTACAACCAAGAGGTTCGGAATTATGTCTAA
- a CDS encoding Coq4 family protein — MVNVIARDTDKGLLTYIIQFLASSTLKTDDGRTDAVFDFEDALDQTEMAQLAVNELKKSPEVNILFKERWLPAPVNLDELIQLPEGTLGHVYAHKIKSQKFNPYFYKTVPVVDDISYLKMLWRTTHDIYHVVGGFDTDEIGEIGLQAFFIAQTPIPISAMIVSFGLVMISLYQPHNFKYLMSEISRGYNLGSQTPGKFIAQKWDQYWDVQVSDIRANLGMKAIL; from the coding sequence ATGGTCAATGTAATTGCTCGTGACACTGACAAAGGACTTTTAACTTACATTATTCAATTCCTAGCATCTAGTACCCTAAAAACTGACGATGGTCGCACTGATGCAGTATTTGACTTTGAAGACGCACTTGATCAAACGGAAATGGCACAGCTAGCCGTTAATGAGTTGAAAAAAAGTCCTGAAGTTAATATCTTATTTAAGGAACGCTGGCTTCCTGCTCCTGTCAATCTCGATGAGTTAATCCAGCTTCCAGAGGGTACTTTGGGTCATGTTTATGCTCATAAAATTAAGTCCCAAAAATTTAATCCCTATTTCTATAAGACGGTTCCTGTAGTTGATGATATCTCTTATCTCAAAATGCTCTGGAGAACTACCCATGATATTTATCATGTGGTTGGTGGATTTGATACTGATGAAATTGGTGAAATTGGACTACAAGCTTTTTTTATCGCTCAAACACCGATTCCTATCAGCGCTATGATTGTAAGTTTTGGTCTGGTGATGATTAGTCTTTATCAACCACATAATTTCAAATATTTAATGTCTGAAATTTCCCGTGGTTATAATCTCGGTTCCCAAACGCCAGGTAAGTTTATTGCTCAAAAATGGGATCAATATTGGGATGTCCAGGTGAGCGATATTCGGGCAAATCTGGGAATGAAGGCTATTTTGTAA
- the hypB gene encoding hydrogenase nickel incorporation protein HypB yields MCVTCGCSDDAESTITNLQTGEVEHKHHDHTHTLPDGTIITHSHNHDTQHEASQVHAKIHNTTISLEQDILAKNNLIAAQNRGWFKGRNILALNLMSSPGSGKTTLLTRTIHDLKHQLPINVIEGDQETANDAQKIRETGCNVVQINTGTGCHLEASMIDRGLQQLNPPLNSVVMIENVGNLVCPALFDLGEQAKVVILSVTEGEDKPIKYPHMFRASDILILTKIDLLPYVQFDVQKCIDYALQVNPQIQIFQVSATTSVGLESWYAWLSARVANFSISVSV; encoded by the coding sequence ATGTGTGTAACTTGCGGTTGTTCTGATGATGCTGAAAGCACAATTACTAATTTACAAACTGGTGAGGTTGAACACAAGCACCATGATCATACTCACACTTTACCTGATGGAACTATAATCACTCATTCCCATAATCATGATACTCAGCATGAAGCGTCTCAAGTTCATGCCAAAATACATAATACAACAATATCTTTAGAACAGGATATTTTAGCGAAAAATAATCTGATAGCCGCCCAAAATCGGGGATGGTTTAAAGGACGCAATATTTTAGCTTTAAATTTAATGAGTTCTCCTGGTTCGGGTAAAACTACTCTGTTAACTCGGACTATTCATGATTTAAAGCATCAGTTACCGATTAATGTGATTGAAGGCGACCAAGAAACAGCTAATGATGCCCAAAAGATTAGGGAAACGGGCTGTAATGTTGTGCAAATTAATACGGGTACTGGTTGTCATTTAGAAGCTTCTATGATTGATAGGGGTTTACAACAATTGAATCCGCCTCTCAATTCAGTGGTGATGATTGAAAATGTGGGAAATTTGGTTTGTCCGGCTTTGTTTGATTTGGGAGAACAAGCTAAGGTGGTGATTCTCTCGGTGACTGAGGGAGAAGATAAGCCTATCAAGTATCCCCATATGTTTCGTGCTAGTGACATCCTGATTCTGACTAAGATTGATTTACTGCCTTACGTGCAGTTTGATGTGCAGAAATGTATCGATTATGCCCTACAAGTTAATCCCCAAATTCAGATTTTTCAGGTTTCTGCTACTACTAGTGTTGGTTTAGAAAGTTGGTATGCTTGGTTATCTGCAAGAGTGGCGAATTTTTCGATTTCTGTTTCTGTTTAA
- the hypA gene encoding hydrogenase maturation nickel metallochaperone HypA: MHELGITQNIVAIVSEHAQGAKVQRVVLEIGQLSAILPDAIEFCFDVCTQGTVLVGAILEIREIPGLARCRECGAEIHLNKPFGVCSCGSVQLDLITGEELKIKEIEIE, encoded by the coding sequence ATGCACGAACTAGGAATTACGCAAAATATTGTGGCTATTGTTAGTGAACACGCCCAAGGTGCAAAGGTTCAACGTGTGGTGTTAGAAATTGGGCAACTTTCGGCGATTTTACCTGATGCTATTGAGTTCTGTTTTGATGTCTGTACTCAAGGTACGGTTTTAGTCGGGGCGATATTAGAAATTAGAGAAATTCCAGGTTTAGCACGATGTCGTGAATGTGGTGCAGAAATACATTTAAATAAACCTTTTGGTGTATGTAGCTGTGGTAGCGTGCAGTTAGATTTAATAACTGGTGAAGAATTGAAAATTAAGGAAATCGAAATAGAGTAA
- the hypE gene encoding hydrogenase expression/formation protein HypE — MNFSPKHKTQNPLLQKIGKPQKSKVRETHITLAHGSGGKAMRDLIEDIFVSSFDNPILSQLEDQASLNLASLAQQGDRLAFTTDSYVVDPLFFPGSDIGELAINGTINDLAVSGAKPLYLTCSVIIEEGLPVETLRRVVASMKVAAQKAGVQIVTGDTKVVQRGAADKLFINTTGIGVIPQGINISAHNIQVGDVVIINGELGNHGAAILIARGELALETNVESDCQPLHSLVADILSVCPEIHAMRDATRGGLATVLNEFSVSSGVGIRLDEESIPVREEVKGVCEILGLDPLYLANEGKLVVVVAGENAKTVLAAMRSHSAGKDACVIGEVIASPPGIVLLRTAFGTERIVDMLVGEQLPRIC, encoded by the coding sequence ATGAATTTTTCCCCCAAACACAAAACCCAAAATCCTCTCCTGCAAAAAATCGGCAAACCCCAAAAAAGTAAGGTGAGAGAGACTCATATTACCCTCGCCCACGGTAGCGGCGGTAAAGCCATGCGCGATTTAATCGAGGATATCTTTGTTAGTAGCTTTGATAATCCAATTCTCTCCCAATTAGAAGACCAAGCCAGTTTAAACTTAGCTAGTCTCGCCCAACAGGGAGATAGACTAGCATTTACCACAGATTCTTACGTTGTAGATCCTTTATTCTTTCCCGGTAGTGATATTGGTGAATTAGCAATTAATGGCACGATTAATGATTTAGCAGTCAGTGGTGCTAAACCTTTATATCTTACTTGTAGCGTTATTATAGAAGAAGGATTACCAGTAGAAACTTTGCGGCGTGTTGTTGCTAGTATGAAAGTAGCCGCCCAAAAAGCTGGCGTGCAAATTGTCACAGGTGACACAAAAGTTGTCCAACGTGGTGCTGCGGATAAACTGTTTATTAATACTACAGGTATTGGGGTGATTCCTCAAGGAATTAACATTTCTGCCCATAATATCCAAGTGGGAGATGTGGTAATTATTAATGGCGAATTGGGAAATCATGGTGCAGCAATTTTAATCGCCCGTGGGGAATTAGCCTTAGAAACTAATGTCGAAAGTGACTGTCAACCTTTACACAGTTTAGTAGCAGATATCCTGAGTGTTTGTCCTGAAATTCATGCTATGCGTGATGCTACACGGGGCGGTTTAGCTACAGTTTTAAATGAATTTTCTGTGAGTTCTGGTGTAGGTATTCGCCTTGATGAAGAATCTATTCCTGTGCGGGAAGAAGTTAAAGGAGTTTGTGAAATACTAGGTTTAGATCCTTTGTATTTGGCTAATGAAGGTAAGTTAGTGGTGGTGGTAGCTGGTGAGAATGCTAAAACTGTTTTAGCGGCTATGAGATCACATTCAGCCGGGAAGGATGCTTGTGTTATTGGTGAGGTTATTGCTTCGCCTCCGGGTATTGTGTTGTTAAGAACGGCTTTTGGGACTGAAAGAATTGTAGATATGTTGGTGGGGGAACAATTACCCAGGATTTGTTGA
- a CDS encoding tautomerase family protein has protein sequence MPFITIQIAKGHSVEKKRQLVKALTETLIETLGAKPEWITIHIDEFERENWAVGGQLHIDKHSGRHKEKGI, from the coding sequence ATGCCATTCATCACAATACAAATAGCCAAAGGTCACTCCGTCGAAAAAAAGCGCCAATTAGTCAAAGCACTAACCGAAACACTAATTGAAACCTTGGGTGCTAAACCAGAATGGATAACTATACATATTGATGAATTTGAGAGAGAAAATTGGGCTGTGGGTGGTCAATTACATATAGATAAACATAGTGGTAGACATAAAGAAAAAGGTATCTAA
- the hypD gene encoding hydrogenase formation protein HypD — translation MKYVNEFREPEKAAALSKQITQLCNQLNKPLKLMEVCGGHTHSIFKYGIEDILPPNLELIHGPGCPVCVMPKGRLDDAIAISQNHNVILATFGDTMRVPGSTTNLLQAKATGADIRMVYSPLDSLQIARDNPDKEIVFFALGFETTAPSTALTILQAAAENITNFSMFSNHVLVIPALQALLDNPDLQLDGFIGPGHVSMVIGTEAYQFIAQKYHKPIVISGFEPLDILQSIWMILQQLVENRCEVENQYNRLVEPAGNLVALQAMNQVFAVRENFDWRGLGEIPESGLKIRNEYAQFDAEEKFIIPNLKVADHKACKCGEILKGVLKPWECKVFGTACTPETPIGSCMVSSEGACAAYYKYGRLSAISKKAEKVALSKLAIL, via the coding sequence ATGAAATACGTCAACGAATTTCGAGAACCAGAAAAAGCAGCAGCCCTAAGCAAGCAAATAACCCAACTATGCAACCAACTAAACAAACCCCTCAAACTAATGGAAGTATGTGGTGGACATACCCACTCCATATTTAAATACGGTATAGAAGACATCCTTCCCCCCAACCTAGAACTCATCCACGGGCCTGGTTGTCCAGTATGCGTCATGCCAAAAGGGAGATTAGACGATGCGATCGCCATATCCCAAAATCATAACGTTATTCTCGCCACATTTGGCGACACCATGAGAGTTCCCGGTTCCACCACCAACCTACTCCAAGCCAAAGCCACAGGCGCAGATATCCGCATGGTTTACTCCCCCCTCGATAGCCTGCAAATCGCTAGAGACAACCCAGACAAAGAAATTGTCTTTTTCGCCCTCGGCTTTGAAACCACCGCCCCCAGTACCGCCCTCACCATCTTGCAAGCAGCAGCCGAAAACATCACCAACTTTAGTATGTTTTCCAACCATGTTCTCGTTATACCCGCCCTTCAAGCCCTACTAGATAACCCCGACTTACAACTAGATGGATTTATTGGGCCTGGTCATGTCAGCATGGTAATTGGAACAGAAGCATATCAATTTATTGCCCAAAAATATCATAAACCCATAGTAATTTCCGGCTTTGAACCCTTAGATATACTCCAATCAATTTGGATGATATTACAGCAGTTAGTAGAAAACCGTTGTGAAGTAGAAAACCAATATAACAGATTAGTAGAACCAGCCGGAAATCTAGTTGCATTGCAAGCAATGAACCAAGTATTTGCAGTGCGAGAAAACTTTGATTGGCGAGGCTTAGGCGAAATACCTGAATCAGGCTTAAAAATCCGGAATGAATATGCCCAATTTGATGCAGAAGAAAAATTTATTATTCCTAACTTAAAAGTAGCTGACCACAAAGCCTGTAAATGTGGAGAAATCCTCAAAGGAGTTTTAAAACCTTGGGAATGTAAAGTATTTGGTACAGCTTGCACACCAGAAACACCCATTGGAAGCTGCATGGTTTCCTCAGAAGGTGCGTGTGCAGCCTACTACAAATATGGACGACTTTCTGCAATTAGTAAAAAAGCTGAAAAAGTAGCTTTATCTAAATTAGCTATACTCTAA
- a CDS encoding HypC/HybG/HupF family hydrogenase formation chaperone: MCLGIPGQIIEISDINHKLAIVNIAGVKRQINIACIINEQHPPEKCIGDWVLVHVGFAMNRINEQEAAETLKLLEELATAQAQI; the protein is encoded by the coding sequence ATGTGCTTAGGAATCCCAGGTCAAATAATAGAAATCAGCGACATTAACCATAAACTAGCCATAGTTAACATAGCTGGAGTCAAACGCCAAATAAACATAGCCTGCATAATCAACGAACAACATCCCCCCGAAAAATGTATAGGAGATTGGGTATTAGTTCACGTAGGCTTCGCCATGAATCGCATCAACGAACAAGAAGCAGCAGAAACATTAAAACTATTAGAAGAACTAGCAACAGCCCAAGCCCAAATATAG